A window of the Burkholderia sp. 9120 genome harbors these coding sequences:
- a CDS encoding TetR family transcriptional regulator, whose protein sequence is MQTRTHLLAAAKRLFVDRGFGATSLRDIATEAGYTQGAFYSNFASKEELFVELMRERSKAQVTDIAQTLSDPAASADDILSALEMWAQTLDAEPEWSVLGVEFKLMGRRSPGFATAVQALLDTHRDGLAYCIGQIFARLKKVPPESPIVLATSFMGLSQGLALQRSMLSEVPIGHMIMVFLRSLLAAAPRVR, encoded by the coding sequence TTGCAGACGCGGACCCATTTGCTGGCTGCGGCGAAGCGTCTGTTTGTCGACCGAGGTTTCGGCGCCACCTCGCTCAGGGATATCGCGACCGAGGCCGGCTATACGCAGGGCGCGTTCTATTCGAATTTCGCGAGCAAAGAAGAACTGTTTGTCGAACTGATGCGAGAGCGGTCGAAGGCGCAAGTGACCGACATTGCCCAAACGCTGAGCGATCCCGCTGCGTCCGCGGACGACATTCTGAGCGCGTTGGAAATGTGGGCGCAGACACTCGATGCCGAGCCCGAGTGGTCCGTGCTGGGCGTTGAATTCAAGCTGATGGGACGCCGCAGTCCTGGTTTTGCAACCGCGGTGCAGGCATTGCTGGACACTCACCGTGACGGCCTCGCCTATTGCATCGGGCAGATTTTCGCCAGACTGAAAAAGGTGCCGCCCGAATCGCCGATCGTATTGGCCACGTCCTTCATGGGCCTCTCGCAAGGCCTCGCATTGCAACGGTCGATGCTGTCCGAAGTGCCTATCGGACACATGATCATGGTGTTTCTGCGCAGCCTGTTAGCCGCGGCGCCGCGTGTGCGCTGA
- a CDS encoding dienelactone hydrolase, with the protein MAVIVTLFALLATPALAADVGFVEVKIANGAEPPLTAGVWYPTDATATPHALGNVTQTVALDAPIDGHSLPLVVMSHGGGGWYGSHYDTALALAHAGFVVAAVSHAGDTFDDQSRVLQLWRRPAQLHRLLDYILDDWRWHERLDAGRVGAFGFSNGGFTVLVAAGGIPDLSKIAPYCEAHPEHDLCTALKQAGVDLHSIPEVPASAWVHDPRIKALVIAAPAFGFSFGRAGLSSVHAPIQLWRAADDRHQPDPYYEEAVRGDLPQAPEYRVVPDAGHYDFLPPCDTRLSRKMPEICNSQPGFDRAAFHEQFNADVVQFFQATLR; encoded by the coding sequence ATGGCCGTGATCGTCACGCTCTTTGCTCTGCTTGCCACACCTGCCCTCGCCGCCGATGTCGGCTTCGTGGAGGTCAAGATAGCGAACGGCGCGGAGCCGCCGCTAACGGCCGGGGTCTGGTATCCGACTGATGCGACGGCGACGCCACATGCTCTGGGCAATGTCACGCAGACGGTGGCGCTCGACGCGCCCATCGACGGTCATAGCCTGCCGCTGGTGGTGATGTCGCATGGCGGCGGAGGGTGGTACGGCAGCCATTACGACACGGCGCTAGCCCTGGCTCACGCGGGCTTCGTGGTGGCGGCTGTCAGCCACGCCGGCGACACGTTCGATGACCAGAGCCGCGTGTTGCAATTGTGGCGCCGTCCCGCGCAACTTCATCGTTTGTTGGACTACATCCTCGACGACTGGCGTTGGCATGAGCGGCTGGATGCGGGCCGCGTCGGCGCATTCGGCTTTTCTAACGGCGGCTTCACCGTGCTCGTAGCCGCGGGCGGGATTCCGGATCTTTCGAAGATCGCACCGTATTGCGAGGCTCATCCTGAGCATGACCTTTGCACGGCCTTGAAACAGGCCGGTGTCGATCTTCATTCGATCCCGGAGGTTCCCGCCAGTGCCTGGGTCCACGACCCACGCATTAAAGCCCTCGTCATCGCCGCGCCCGCGTTCGGCTTCAGCTTCGGCCGCGCAGGGCTCAGCAGCGTGCACGCCCCGATCCAACTCTGGCGAGCTGCCGATGATCGTCATCAGCCAGATCCGTATTATGAGGAAGCTGTGCGCGGCGATCTGCCTCAGGCACCTGAATATCGTGTGGTTCCTGATGCAGGGCATTACGACTTTCTGCCGCCCTGCGATACGCGGCTGTCCCGGAAGATGCCGGAAATCTGCAATAGCCAGCCGGGCTTCGACCGTGCGGCGTTCCATGAACAATTCAATGCCGACGTGGTGCAGTTCTTTCAGGCGACGCTGCGATAG
- a CDS encoding ATP-binding protein — MTSKNTLDTAVGLCDAAVLHMVCGKIASGKSTLTARLADAQRTVLISEDVWIARLYPDEIHTLADYVRCAARLKTVLTEHIQSLLAGGISVVLDFPFNTIDTRTWGHALARAIGCEHRLHYLEVSDEICKSRLRARNASGEHPFETSEAQYELITRYFVPPTADEGFELVVYDETGSVRGLSAAEMGLFGMPDTSSLL, encoded by the coding sequence ATGACGAGTAAGAACACGTTGGATACTGCAGTTGGCCTTTGCGATGCGGCCGTTCTGCATATGGTCTGCGGCAAGATTGCGTCGGGCAAGTCCACGCTCACGGCTCGCCTGGCCGATGCTCAGCGGACGGTTCTGATCAGCGAAGACGTATGGATCGCGCGTCTTTATCCGGACGAAATTCATACGCTGGCGGACTATGTGCGCTGCGCGGCACGCTTGAAGACGGTCCTCACCGAACACATTCAGTCGCTTCTTGCGGGGGGAATATCCGTGGTATTGGACTTCCCGTTTAACACGATCGACACGCGTACATGGGGACATGCTTTAGCGCGAGCTATCGGCTGTGAGCATCGGCTTCACTATCTGGAAGTGAGCGACGAGATTTGCAAATCTCGCTTAAGGGCAAGGAACGCGTCAGGCGAGCATCCGTTCGAGACTTCTGAAGCGCAGTATGAATTGATCACTCGTTATTTCGTCCCGCCGACCGCAGATGAAGGGTTTGAGCTTGTTGTCTACGATGAGACGGGGAGTGTTCGTGGACTGAGTGCGGCGGAGATGGGATTGTTCGGAATGCCCGATACAAGCTCATTGCTGTAG
- a CDS encoding DUF4410 domain-containing protein, translating into MKPTLIAATLVAVMQIQVAHAQSSVGNFWSGRAKVQSVEQDGKGQIVPKPDRVAIHDFAVRADAVSLDQSIAGRLRRNRLVKHGKDADSTPDVLAQHVQAVFGKALADQLATDHIAAATTGNADAERRGTSLVVDGEFTAIDEGSKSERVMIGLGSGASDLKAHVTVSSVTAGHATVMLAFDLDSTSGKKPGAISSLGTGSLAVGAAEKAVGDRKSTVDADAAHMAKLVAKQIESLMGEQPASAGPLAQANALAPVGRSASLVSANHL; encoded by the coding sequence ATGAAACCGACGCTCATCGCAGCTACGCTTGTGGCGGTCATGCAAATTCAGGTAGCGCACGCCCAGAGCAGCGTTGGCAACTTCTGGAGTGGGCGCGCAAAGGTGCAGTCGGTCGAGCAGGATGGCAAAGGGCAAATCGTTCCGAAGCCTGACCGGGTCGCCATTCACGACTTCGCGGTTCGCGCCGATGCCGTCTCGCTCGATCAGTCTATCGCCGGCCGTTTGCGCAGGAACCGGCTGGTGAAACATGGGAAAGATGCGGACTCGACACCCGACGTGCTGGCTCAGCACGTTCAAGCCGTATTCGGCAAGGCGCTGGCCGATCAACTCGCTACCGACCACATTGCGGCAGCAACGACCGGCAATGCCGACGCTGAACGCAGAGGGACGAGCCTCGTGGTAGACGGCGAATTTACAGCGATAGACGAGGGCAGCAAGAGCGAGCGGGTGATGATCGGCCTGGGCAGCGGCGCCAGCGATCTCAAGGCCCACGTGACGGTGTCGTCGGTGACGGCGGGACACGCGACAGTCATGCTGGCGTTTGATCTCGATTCGACGAGCGGGAAAAAACCCGGCGCGATCTCGTCCCTCGGCACCGGTTCGCTAGCGGTAGGCGCGGCCGAGAAAGCGGTGGGAGACAGGAAGTCGACGGTGGACGCCGATGCCGCCCACATGGCGAAACTGGTCGCGAAGCAAATTGAAAGCCTGATGGGAGAGCAACCGGCGTCTGCTGGCCCACTCGCGCAAGCGAATGCACTCGCCCCGGTCGGACGCTCTGCAAGCCTTGTCTCCGCCAATCATCTCTAA